The following coding sequences lie in one Arachis ipaensis cultivar K30076 chromosome B03, Araip1.1, whole genome shotgun sequence genomic window:
- the LOC107632359 gene encoding uncharacterized protein LOC107632359 has translation MGDKGKRRAIAATPIGSYFKERTTPGSQPALKSVLASKQVVYKVKLGLAKSIIDARILFNAIQSPYFQPVLDGVAAIGPGFKGPSYDEMRVHLLADLKKESQFLVEGYRSSWKSTGCTLMADGWTDQRQRTLINFLVYYPAGMSFVKSVDASDMIKTADTLFKLFAEKLIHEKYPNIFWSPCAAHCINLILKDIASLPHIADLASRASKVTVFVYNHMIFLSWLRKRKEWKEIVRPGVTRFATVFITLKSIYDHKQDLQALVIDKYFTSHKLSKSVNGKMVSSIILDSKFWEDCFTTVMLVGPLIKLLRLVDADGKPSMGIVYAGMQRAKINIKTMFRNRKSVYTPYTSILKMRWDKHLKRDLHAAAYFLNPDYFYSEGFVEKANILRSLLDLFDIETLCDDSVVAMQEIQLYLDRKGSFGRESALKAIKRLEPGEWWRLHGGSAPNLQKMAIRLLHQTSSSSGCERNWSLFEQIHSKRRNRLEHQKLSDIVYVTYNLRLQSRMHRKKKNYDPIDIQSIDTVDF, from the exons ATGGGAGACAAAGGAAAGAGAAGAGCGATTGCTGCTACTCCAATTGGAAGTTATTTTAAGGAAAGGACTACGCCAGGCTCTCAACCAGCTTTGAAAAGTGTCTTGGCCAGTAAACAAGTTGTGTACAAGGTTAAGTTGGGGCTTGCAAAAAGCATCATTGATGCACGTATTCTATTCAATGCAATTCAATCACCTTACTTTCAACCTGTCTTGGACGGTGTTGCTGCAATTGGACCTGGTTTCAAGGGACCGTCGTATGACGAAATGAGAGTTCATTTGCTGGCCGATCTTAAGAAGGAAAGTCAGTTTCTTGTTGAAGGATATAGGAGCTCGTGGAAAAGCACTGGTTGTACACTGATGGCAGATGGCTGGACTGATCAAAGGCAGCGTACGTTAATTAATTTTCTAGTTTATTATCCTGCTGGTATGTCATTTGTTAAGTCTGTTGATGCTTCTGATATGATAAAAACTGCCGATACCTTGTTTAAATTGTTTGCTGAG AAACTCATTCATGAAAAGTATCCAAACATTTTTTGGTCTCCTTGTGCTGCTCATTGCATCAATCTTATCTTGAAAGACATAGCAAGTCTTCCTCACATAGCTGACCTTGCCTCTCGTGCTTCGAAAGTGACTGTCTTTGTTTACAATCATATGATTTTCTTGTCATGgcttagaaaaagaaaagagtggAAAGAAATTGTTCGACCAGGTGTAACACGTTTTGCTACTGTTTTCATTACTTTGAAAAGTATATATGATCATAAACAAGACTTGCAAGCATTGGTGATTGACAAATATTTCACTTCTCATAAATTATCCAAGAGTGTCAATGGGAAGATGgttagttcaattatcttggatagTAAGTTTTGGGAGGATTGTTTTACTACTGTTATGCTTGTTGGTCCTCTAATTAAGTTATTGAGGCTTGTTGATGCTGATGGGAAACCTTCTATGGGTATCGTGTATGCGGGCATGCAAAGAGCCAAAATTAATATCAAGACAATGTTTAGAAATAGGAAATCTGTATACACACCTTATACAAGTATCTTGAAAATGCGGTGGGATAAGCATTTGAAGCGTGACCTCCATGCAGCAGCATACTTTTTGAATCCAGATTACTTCTATAGTGAGGGGTTTGTTGAGAAGGCAAATATCTTGAGGTCTTTGCTTGATTTATTTGATATTGAAACTCTTTGCGATGACTCGGTTGTCGCAATGCAAGAGATACAGTTGTATCTAGATCGAAAAGGAAGTTTTGGAAGGGAAAGTGCATTGAAAGCAATTAAGAGACTTGAACCTG GTGAATGGTGGAGGCTACACGGTGGGAGTGCTCCTAACTTGCAAAAAATGGCAATTCGTCTTCTTCATCAAACATCTTCATCATCCGGCTGCGAGAGGAACTGGAGCCTCTTTGAACAAATCCATTCAAAGAGGAGGAACCGATTAGAGCATCAAAAGCTAAGTGACATTGTTTATGTCACTTATAATCTACGCCTTCAATCTAGAATGCATCGCAAGAAGAAGAATTATGATCCAATTGACATTCAAAGCATTGACACAGTAGATTTTTGA